CCTGCTGGGTGTCTGTGGAGCAGAGTCCATTTGTCCTCGGCCTCGCCAGCGAGAACGGAGAGCTGCTGCTGGACGAGTGCGTTCAGATCACCGAGGGCTCAAAAACCAGGGAGAGACACCTGTTCCTCTTCAGCGACGTGATTGTCTTCGCCAAACTCAAGTAAGATATTATTAATCTAAAACCCCAGCATTTTAGCTTGTAATGATCAGATATTTTCAGGAGTGTGTGTATGAAACCCAGATAGTTTCTGCTTGTAAAACTgaagattttaaaataaatcacaacTAAGGAAACTGCCACTGTGTTGTTTTAGCAACTTTCTGTTGAAAATCATCATGTGTTTGTACAGTAGGAATGGGAGACCGAAAGAGGAagtgaaaacaaaatgtgtatttttggaCTATACTCGGAGAGTTGGGGAATCTCCCAGCAACAGACATTGTTTATGAGTCGTTTCTCTTATTTTAAATTAGTAGAAGAAGAGAGTCGGGTGGTTCCCTTGGAGTGGAGTCACATTAGGGGAAACTCAACAGTTATTTTAACCTTCGCTTCAGCTTTGAAGCGAACAGCAGAGCTGCTGGTTCAATACTCTCACAAGTGCTTGTGTGGCTCAAATCACTCTTAAAATTCTTCAAATTTGAAAACCCTGAGATCTTCTGAACATTTATGCACACCTTTTCTTCACCATTAAACATCCTATTTATTGTTTTTCCATATAATTAAACctctgtttcctttcttttttaaatgtaaacagcaTTTAAATACACCTTCAGGCAATCACTGTTTGCATGGCTTAGTCAGATCAGATCTGTTTGTCAAACACGGTGGAAGTTTTATACCTAATGAGTGGGAGGACATCACACTCATCTCTGTACCACAACCTGCCTACTGTTCCTGTAGACACACAGCTGGCACACCACTGTCATACAGCATAACAGCCTTTTTGAGCCTATAAATCTATGAGATCATTACATCTAGAGATGATTGTGTGCTACTATTATTCAttatgtgtttgcgtgtgtgtgttttttagttTGCTGTGAAGAAACAGGGACACAGCAGGTGTCGGAGGGCACTTTTTCTCATTTCTCCTACAATGTGAAACAGCCCATCTCAGCATTTCAGCAGCGTGTAGGTGgatggtgaggtggaggtgtcACGAGCACACCTGATTTTTGATCCGCGCTTCGAGTTCGGGCCAAAGTTTAGCTCCGCTTTGctgtttactttcactttctcACTCGTGGTCTCATTAGGTTCATATTCAGAACCACTATGGCTAATGTGCAGCACAAAACCTGGTCACTTAATAGTCAGGAGGAGATCGTATTTTGATGTCAAATGCAAcctttcacacagttaaaaacaCGTTACACAGCTATGTTGTGTTAGATTCCAGTGGTGGTAACTCTACCCAGTTAACACAGcttttgtttatcttttaaGATGTGAACCCAGATACCAGGCACGTTTGGGGAACTTCTGATTCAGCTGTAGCATGAGCAAGACTTGAGAGGCCCAGATGTGGCCCTAATGTGAAAAACCGCCTGATAACTGACCTGTATAAGGTGTGCCTGCGGCTGAGAGAGTGCATCCAGATTCACTCAGAATCAGTGGAGGCCACATATGGGTCGCAAGAGAACTGCATACCACATTTGGGCCAAATGTTCATTGATATCAGGGGAATTAAAGGTCATCATAACAGCTTACACAAAAACAACCTTTTCATGGGGAGGACAGTCTCAGAACAACAACTCATGTAACAACACCTTTAAACAATCTctaagttgtttttgtttgttagatCTATACCAATCTAATGCAGAGGGTGCACAGATGGGCTGTGtttaaacagaaatgtaaaCTCAAGCGCCAGACTCCAAATTAAGAACACGTCACAGTCCCACATAGAAAACGTATTAACTTCATGGATCTCTCATTTAAGTAGGTGTCTGTACTCTAGAGGATTTCATAACTTTACATGCCTATAGTTTGCCTATAAATGCTGGCAATTTTCAATATGTGTTATTGTGATGAAATTATGACGACACactttgtgtatttatagtaaGATACTGTTGACAGAAACCGACTTTGGGCAAACAGAACTGGCTGAAATCTGCCAAATTCTGCCAAAGCTATTCATAATCTGTCCTGAAAACAACAGCTGTGCACATAAACAGCACCCATGTTTATTTCTATCAGCGCATCGCTTCTCTCCTTCTATTTTAGTACCAAAACACCTCCCAGCTCCTTCAATCTATCGGCGCTTCAGGATTCAGTCAGCTCCCCTGTGCAAGCACATGGAGGTCCGCGAGGTCATACACAGAAATCCTCTGTGTGGCttttttgtggtgtttttttgaAAAGGTTTTTCAAATAATAATTCCTCTCTAATTTCTTATGAgtcaccttttcttttttagactCTTATTTGTCATAAACTTGTATCTTTTTAATAAACTGGTTGATGATTGAAATCTTGACCCTTTTTTTGACACTTAGCATGTGACCATTGTTGCTCGCCATATTTTCAAGTGCAGCAATCAGTCAACAATTCAGGTGCAAGAGTAGATCATTGATTATTTCGCAGAAATAACCAACGATTATTCCCATGAAGGACCAACTTTCAAAACAAGCTGTCACAGGAGAAATTAcggcttttttttctctccgtgtttttatttctgtgttcagTGCCAAGGTTTTCACAGAGAGGAAATGCGCTATTTCATATAAAAGATATTTTTTCAATGGTTTCACAGGAGGGAAGAAAATCAATCACTCATCCAAAAATTATGGAACTGAAACCTGCTTTGTAATCTTGAGAAAACAACACGTTTAGAAACAAATTAATGAAAATTATTTAGAGGagtgttggttttatttttattcctgtTTCAACAGGTCGCCTGCCAGCTACCGACTGAAGCAAAGAGTCAGTCTTGAGGACGTCTGGCTTTACAGTTTCGAGGATGAACCGGAGGAAGAGGATTTACTGATTGGTGATATTGACCTCAGGCTGACCCTCATCCTGGCCTGGGATCTCACGTTTTGTCTGGTGTGTTTTCGGTGAGAAGCTCCCCTACCCCTCCccgcacacacaaactcatacaCACAGTGAATGACTCACATGGAAATGGCCAAGCATATTTAGTGTTGAGTCACTGATTCACTGTACGCTCAAATACCTGGATACACGTGTCTAAACATCACAGCTCACATGTGAATCTTGATTTGATTGTTGATCTTCCTTCTTTATGGTAAACCTTTAATATTGAAATATGTAATCTAAATAAGGCAGCACAACGGCACACCACAAggaggtcctgggttcaaatccaccatctggtctttctgtgtggggtTCGCATGTTTTCACCGTGTCTGTCTCCGGGTACTCTGACTTCTTCCTAcagcccaaagacatgcagttagtggggttagatTAATGAGTTggaggtgtgaatgtgaatgtgaattgttgtctgtgtttctgtgttagccctgcagcTCTACCTGGCTCTCGCCATGTGGCAGCTGGGGAAGGCTACAGCGCCCTGTgatcctgaattggataagcagaagtaAATAGATGGATAATCTCAATAAAGAGGCGTCAAAGTTGAGTTGACGAAGGGCCACAGTGGGAACTGAGAATCAGATTAGAGACAGGACTTAATTTAATTGACTGTATAGGCTTCTGGTTACTATTAGCCAGCACAACAACCTATTTCACAAGCTTAAAGAGGACAGCTGTCGGCAATATGGagaatttaataaaacaaaatatatttatggTCTAAAGTCAGGGCTCAGTGGTAGTGTGGGAagtttatttgaaaataaattgCCTCTTGGCAAACGGATACACACACCTCTCAGAGCTTAAACTTTGTGCTGCCATGCTGTGTAAGCTTTCAGGCGCAGTGGAGCTTATCCTGTTTTTAGCTTAATTCAATATTTGCATATGTCGTAAACCACAGCTGTGAGTAGATGGAGTGAAATTTGATGAAAACCAAAAGTAATAAATAGACCAGAATAAAATTTCCAAAAGGCCACATGAGCTCTTCAAGAAAAGATTACAGAGAGACATCAAGGCAAACAATCTGTTAAAGCACTGACGGAGGAGAAAATACGAGTAttttgcaatataaaaacacTCTTGCAACTATAAGCTTTCTGTTTCTTATTCGGCAGACTGCTTTTTTTGCCGGTCATTCAATTTATGAAATCTTCCACATATGCACACTCGTGCATATGTAGTAAAAGGTCAGATGATCTGTGGCCTTCATGAAATAGGGAAGTGGCAAGTAGAAAGTCCGCAGAGTAGCATCACAAGACAAAAAGGTTGTAAAATAGGAAGTGTGGAGCTGGGAGGGAATTAACATCAGATGATCTTTATCTGGAAATGCTGGCCTTTACAATAAAGATAAAACACATCAGATGCTTTATGTCTAGACATTTCCATTATTAAAGGAGTCAAAGTAGATTTTTCTCTCTCCAGTGAATTTATGATGAAGAGCACCAAACGGCACTAAAGTCTAGAAATGCTTCATTTGGGGCAGTCACTCCCACGTTTCTCGCAAACTTATTAGAATCAAACCAAGAGCCGTTTCACAGCTGGTGCTGTATTCCAAGAAAGTGATGAATGCACTAGTAGGTTTtgagttgttttgtttgaaaatgAGACGATTTGTTTCTCTGATTGGATGCTTGGACTCTGGTGATGATTCAGTGTGTGAAACTTTCACTCCTGCTCACTCACACCGAGTCGACCGTGGATCCCGTGAGAGGCCGCGGCCTCGTTTGTTGACACTTTCCTCTCGCCTGTGCGCAGACAGTTTATAATTGAAGCGCCTGGCATTAAATCAGGTCATTAAAGGTGAAAGCGCACAGGTGTATATACGTAGGCTCGTCTGTTTCGTCGGCGTGTTTCCACTGATGGACACGAAGCCACAGCAAGCATATGAGGAAGTGGAAGATGTCTCTGGTTGGGGCCCGCCGTGACGTTGCTTCCTGTTCCCATGACTGAGTTACACTTTCCGACAGAGCTGTTAAAAGAGAGCGAGGGCCGCACTTCGTGTCATTCCTCCCACTGTAATCTGCCGTCTTGTTTCAATCGCTCTGTGTGGATTAGTAACTCATACCATGCCGTTATTTTGCCCACAGCTCGCCTGAGGTGAAAGAACGCTGGTTAGATACTCTTCACAGGTAAGAACAAGACCATTGTTTATATCAGCAAACTCTCGCAGGCGCTCTCCCAGTTATCGTCATTCATAAAAAGCATTGTGCAAGTTTTTCGATCACTTCTGCCACTTATTGTAATTGTTCTGCACATATTCATATCGGCTTCTTAAGTTATGCAAACATCAAGGCAGCATTTGTAACGATGTAAAACTGTATTTCTTTAATAATCTCTTGAGGCTCCATTGAACCACCCTTTATTCACAATAacttcatcattttattttttgttttgctgctttataaacTCAAAATTCAGACTTGATAAACAGTCAGTGAGTGCCACTCCTCTAAGTAAGTGTTTCATCGTCATTGCAGAAAAATTAAAGAAGCAAAAACGAGGACcggttcttcttcttttcctccagACGTCCTGATGAAGGTGTTGAGTGGCAACATCACAGTAAGTCTTGCTATCTGCTCcgccacatttttaaaaaaaaaacataaacatttttaaGAGCCGTTACTGAAGAAAAACTACTCTTTTCCGTCTTCTACAGACCAAAACTCTAACAGGAGGTGGCATGGAAGAATTGATTGAGTTTCCACTCGATGTAAGTAATCCCAGTTTTTCTGGCTTCTTATGGTAGAAAATGTTCAAAATAGACACCTGCTGGTAAAAAACAGCTGTGCCTCTGCGCTAGCGCTGAATGGACAGTAGTTACATAATAAACACAGTATGTTAAATGCAGAAAGTGCAAACATACTGATAAGTTGCACAATTAAAGCAATAATTATATCAGAATTCCGAAAATAATTAGAAATCTGTCTTTTGAACATCTAAAAGACTAATTTAACATTTGTTCATTCACGTGTTAGAAGGCGTGCgatttgacacaaaaaaaaGCCACAACCCCTCCCTTGCCTACTGTTGCATGCTCGTGTTCCTCTTACACGTTGCTCACCATgccactttttctttattttgtcacCAGGGCAACGCAAAGATCTGCGCTGTGTCGAAGCAGTTGAATAATCAAGAGGACAGGCAGAGACAGCCCACTGGTGAGTTTGAAAATCTCTTTacggtgtttttttttttttctggtgtgAGGGAGGGCCTCACTAAATGTGCCATGTGCAGAGAAGAGACCAAAGAGAACAACCACAGACGAAAGGAAATCTAGCTGCTGATAAGAGAGAACAAGTACAGAAAGCTTGTTTTTTGGCACTCGAGGTTTTGACTCTTTGCACGTCTGCCTTTGTTGCCGTATCTTATAAgtataaaatgttaaatggataaaacatttctgctcctAACAGACACCAAGTGGAACGTGGTGAGGAGGAGGCTGTCAAAGGGCCGCAAAAAGCGACCAGAAATAGAAAACAAGATTCAGCTGTTTGGAGAGCCCCTCCACAAGATATGCCCAGACGATTGCTCACTTCCCAAACCAGTCACAGTAAGTTGCCCTTTGATAAATGTCAGAGTTGATGTCATATCAGTAGCTTAGCTCACTTTGAGAACTTTCTGTGCATTGGTTTCAAGATATTAGCAGCCtgtgttttaaaatgatttcttaATACTTTGAAGATTGAATACAATATGATAGCGTGCATGCATGCACAAATGGTGCACATTAATAAGTCAAGAcaaaaacacacccacacatgcagggctgctgtgtgtgtttgtgtgtgtgtgtgtgttttttttttaatattcatatATGATAATCTCATCTTCCTTCTCTCCTGTCCTGCTTCATCAGGAGCTGCTGGTGCTGCTGAGGAAGAAAGGCCCCTCCACAGAGGGAGTGTTTCGGAAGCCGTGCAACAGCAAGAGCATGAAAGACATCAGAGAGCAGCTGAACAGCGGTGGCAGCGTGGACATGGGCGATCTGCCCGTCGTTCTGCTCGTCGGACTACTCAAAGTACGTTTGCATACTGAGAGGCCCTCACACTTCACATGTTCTTCGCATACTATTAGCGTTACCACGTATGTGCAAATCCACGATTAATATTAGCGCTAACGTACTTTCTACATCACTGATGAAGCATTATGGCTGTAGGTTATTTTAACCACTGCTACCACAACGGCCACACTACTACTGCTTTACCCTCTGCTATAGTTTCTAAGAAAGCAGCAGTACTTCATTGAATATGTTAGACTGCTTTACAAGGAAGCTGTCAAATAGGTGGTCTTAATCATATTTAATATGCTAGTGCACAGCCTCTAATATACATGTGTCTAATCAATGCCTTTCTCCTATTTATAGAGTTTTCTGAAGGAGCTTCCTGGCAGCCTGCTAAGATCTGACTATTATGACAAGTGGATGGCAGCTCTGGACATTCAAGACACCCAGCAGAGAACTCTGGAAATCACAAAGTAAGCATTCGATGTCTGTTAATGAGCCTCGGCACTGCccgtttaaaaaacaaaaaacacaaaaaaagaatttatatgttttaaaaaaatagttatgttcttttttttcatgactGGTTTTGAGGGAAGGTTTTAATCATTCCATATGTTCGCTATACAATCCGACCGGAACATAGCCCACTTCTCTTTTTTAAGTCTGTCTactgttttaaaaaaggaagagactttaaaaaaaagagcggCAAGCTaacccttttgttttttttccttcctgcttcCCCTTTTTTTTGCTACCCGCAAACTAGGGTGGTAGATGATCTCCCCGGGCTGAACAGACTCCTCCTGCAGCATCTGATCTGTGTCTTCCATCACATCCTGGAGAGCGCAGACATCAACAAGATGGATGCCTACAATCTGGCGGTGTGCATCGGCCCCACGCTGCTGCAGCTGGATGACACCTCGCTGGAGGAGCAGAAGGAGAAGATGCAGAAGGTGAAAAGATGTGATATGAATTTACTTTCTCACTTTGAGTGCTTTGAAGCCTCGCGGCTCACAGTGCAAAAAACCTCAAGCAGTTTCATAAGTGGGAGTGCACTAGCACATACTTAGGTGCTAATAACAAACCGAGTATTTGGACCAAGTGAAGCGCTGAATTTGCCTACAGAATCCCTtgactttgttgttgttattcattTTACTAATGTTTGCTTGTCTTTGTGTGATTCTCTGCAGGTGACAGATCTTACTCAGTTCCTGATTGAGAACTGTGACATTCTTGGAGAGAATACCAGAGTCTTACTGGACACCGATGAAGGTAAATTAATTAGCAAATAAAGCCCCCAGTAATGCTGAAAGACCTTTATGGGCCTTTTTTACAGAGGTAAATGAGATTAAATGGATTCTAATCATGTCTTCCTTTCCTTGCTCAACAGACTCTGTCTCCTCCCAGCATCAGGACTCTGCGTATGATAGCACCGACCCAGATGGAGATGCAGAGGTGGGAGAGAATATCATGTCCACGTCTACAGAATATGGCTCTACTTCTTCATCCTCATCGCCCAGCCCCAGCACGACAACCTCTTCTTGGTCCGATGCTGTCTTCAACACAAAGCCAGAATTCAACCGCCGGTGCTCCGAGCCCATCATCCTCCTCTCGGACGATCTCAAGGGCTTGTGCAGCCACGCCAGGAGCCACGAGGACTGCTCCACAGAAAAGGCAGATTTTGGCGAGCAGCCTCTGAAAAAGCAGATCTCCGATGACTCCTTCTTGCTCAGAGGCCGCAGCGTAGCCAGGCCAACTATGCCTTTCTTAAAATTGAACAACTCCAATGGAGATCTGCAGCCCTTCATGGGCAAAGACTGTTCTTGCTCTTCCCTCGAAAGCACTACCTCTAACCATTCAGAGAGCTCTGTTTTCACCAGTTCCCCAATGGTGTCACCAGGATGCTCGAGGAAGGCAAACGCCAGCAGCCAGCCTTCAGTGGCTGTTAAGGGACAGCAGGAGATTTCCAAACCAGAAGAAAGGAAGCGCTCTCAGTCCATGAGAGTTGCCACTAAAGTCTTAATGAGGACCAGGAGCTTAGGAGCCTTTAGCAGAAGCAGCCAGAAAAGAGACTCACAGAAGGAAAACGCCTTCCCCTGCGAAACCCTCCAGGAGGACTTACAGAGCGAAGCTGATCCACCGGCCGAGCCTGTGGACAGACCACGCCCTCTGTCTGCGATTGAAGTTTTCAAGCATGTGGACAGCAGGCAGCCCTGCAGCCCTCCATCATACGAACAGGCGGTGCAGAATGTGGGTCCCCCCCCACAGTATCGCTCATTGACTGTAaaggagatgaggagcaggtCTCGTCCATCCTCTGTAAATTATGACTCTAAGCCTCAGTGCATCCAAATTCAGGAATGCATTCCCCAGGAATCAGACATTGTCATTCTACGGCAGCCTTTCCGCCAGAGAGCCATGTCTGAGTCCGTGTCGACACGTCAACACGATGTCGTGTCACGGAGATGCAGCCAGCCTGTGTTTGAGGAACTTTCCTATGCAAAGGAGTCTTACGTTTGATTGACTTAATATCTGCTCTGCAGATTGGATTTTGTCACAATCTGCAAATATTGTAGACAGAAATAATTCACAGGCATGAGTTACTGGGAGCAAAGCTGAAAGCCAGCAGCAACCCAAGCTTGGTGCACAAAGTCCAGTGTTTTTATcgttcactgtttcactttggaTAAATGTCAGCTATGTGACGCCTTTATGGCTGCACATTCTCAGTAGTACTGTTAAGAGTACAAGTATTAACTTC
The genomic region above belongs to Pelmatolapia mariae isolate MD_Pm_ZW linkage group LG15, Pm_UMD_F_2, whole genome shotgun sequence and contains:
- the tagapb gene encoding T cell activation RhoGTPase activating protein b, coding for MDGSDYGIGAMRRGSYDDGAASLHPHLRHLAQRRRSAPSLVFGKALGMPWSPIREEAPCWVSVEQSPFVLGLASENGELLLDECVQITEGSKTRERHLFLFSDVIVFAKLKSPASYRLKQRVSLEDVWLYSFEDEPEEEDLLIGDIDLRLTLILAWDLTFCLVCFRSPEVKERWLDTLHRKIKEAKTRTGSSSFPPDVLMKVLSGNITTKTLTGGGMEELIEFPLDGNAKICAVSKQLNNQEDRQRQPTDTKWNVVRRRLSKGRKKRPEIENKIQLFGEPLHKICPDDCSLPKPVTELLVLLRKKGPSTEGVFRKPCNSKSMKDIREQLNSGGSVDMGDLPVVLLVGLLKSFLKELPGSLLRSDYYDKWMAALDIQDTQQRTLEITKVVDDLPGLNRLLLQHLICVFHHILESADINKMDAYNLAVCIGPTLLQLDDTSLEEQKEKMQKVTDLTQFLIENCDILGENTRVLLDTDEDSVSSQHQDSAYDSTDPDGDAEVGENIMSTSTEYGSTSSSSSPSPSTTTSSWSDAVFNTKPEFNRRCSEPIILLSDDLKGLCSHARSHEDCSTEKADFGEQPLKKQISDDSFLLRGRSVARPTMPFLKLNNSNGDLQPFMGKDCSCSSLESTTSNHSESSVFTSSPMVSPGCSRKANASSQPSVAVKGQQEISKPEERKRSQSMRVATKVLMRTRSLGAFSRSSQKRDSQKENAFPCETLQEDLQSEADPPAEPVDRPRPLSAIEVFKHVDSRQPCSPPSYEQAVQNVGPPPQYRSLTVKEMRSRSRPSSVNYDSKPQCIQIQECIPQESDIVILRQPFRQRAMSESVSTRQHDVVSRRCSQPVFEELSYAKESYV